The Tenrec ecaudatus isolate mTenEca1 chromosome 9, mTenEca1.hap1, whole genome shotgun sequence genome window below encodes:
- the LOC142456633 gene encoding olfactory receptor 2A12-like, whose product MGSNETWITEVTLLGFQVDPRLKVFLFGIFLLFYILTMMGNATILGLIWLDPRLHSPMYFFLSHLSIIDMSYASSTVPRMLENLVMQKKTVTFGSCILQTYFYMVFGHTECMVLVVMSYDRYVAICHPLQYIVIMNWRVCTALASICWVFSFLLILIHIALLLRLPFCGPQTINHFFCQIVSVLKLACVDTRLNRVVLVIASVSILVGPLFLVLVSYTRILFAILRIQSREGRRKAFSTCSSHLCVVGLFFGSAMVIYLAPKSSHSQEQRKVLSLFYSLFNPMLNPMIYSLRNAEVKGALRRVLWKQRAV is encoded by the coding sequence ATGGGGAGCAATGAGACATGGATCACAGAAGTCACCCTGCTGGGCTTTCAGGTGGACCCCAGACTGAAGGTTTTCCTCTTTGGGATATTCTTGCTATTTTACATCCTCACCATGATGGGAAATGCGACCATCCTAGGGCTCATCTGGCTGGACCCCCGACTGCACagccccatgtacttcttcctctcacACTTGTCCATCATTGACATGTCCTATGCCTCTAGCACTGTCCCCAGGATGCTTGAAAACCTCGTGATGCAGAAGAAAACTGTAACCTTTGGTTCATGTATACTTCAGACATATTTCTATATGGTTTTTGGTCACACTGAGTGCATGGTGCTGGTGGTGATGTCCTATGACAGGTACGTGGCCATCTGCCACCCTCTCCAATACATTGTCATCATGAACTGGAGAGTGTGCACTGCTCTGGCCAGCATTTGCTGGGTGTTCAGCTTCCTCTTGATTCTCATCCACATCGCCCTCCTTCTGAGGCTCCCCTTCTGCGGTCCACAAACCATCAACCACTTCTTCTGTCAGATCGTGTCAGTATTGAAACTGGCCTGTGTGGACACCAGACTCAACCGAGTGGTCCTCGTCATTGCTTCAGTGAGCATCCTTGTGGGGCCCCTCTTTCTGGTGCTGGTCTCCTACACCCGCATCCTCTTTGCCATCCTGAGGATCCAATCCAGAGAGGGACGCAGAAAGGCCTTCTCCACCTGCTCCTCCCACCTCTGCGTGGTTGGGCTCTTCTTTGGTAGTGCCATGGTCATATACCTAGCCCCCAAGTCCAGCCATTCTCAAGAGCAAAGGAAGGTTTTATCTTTGTTCTACAGCCTTTTCAACCCAATGCTGAACCCAATGATCTACAGTTTGAGGAACGCAGAGGTGAAGGGCGCCCTTCGGAGAGTGCTGTGGAAGCAGAGAGCAGTGTGA
- the LOC142456634 gene encoding olfactory receptor 2A7-like yields MGDNVTAITEFILLGFPLSSWVRLLLFGLFSLFYTFTLLGNVAILGLISLDHRLHTPMYFFLSQLAIVDMSYACNTVPMMLVNLLSPNTSISTAGCLTQTFLFLTFAHTECLLLVVMSYDRYMAICHPLRYSAIMSWRLCITLAVTSWIIGVLLALVHLVLLLPLPFCGPQKINHFFCEIMAVLKLACADTRMNEVLVLAGAVSVLVGPFSSIVISYLHILSAILRIQSRQGRQKAFSTCSSHLCVVGLFYGTAIIMYVGPRDGNPTEQKKYLLLFHSLFNPMLNPLIYSLRNQEVKAALKRLLGKGRAS; encoded by the coding sequence ATGGGAGACAATGTGACCGCCATCACAGAGTTCATCCTTCTGGGGTTCCCTCTCAGCTCATGGGTTCGGCTCCTCCTCTTTGGCCTCTTCTCCTTGTTCTACACCTTTACCCTGCTGGGGAACGTGGCCATCCTGGGGCTCATCTCGCTGGACCACAGGctgcacacccccatgtacttcttcctctcccaGCTGGCCATTGTAGACATGTCCTATGCCTGCAACACTGTGCCCATGatgctggtgaacctgctgagtccCAACACGTCCATCTCCACAGCTGGTTGCCTCACACAGACCTTCCTGTTCTTGACTTTTGCTCACACTGAATGTCTTCTCCTGGTGGTGATGTCCTACGATCGCTACATGGCCATCTGCCACCCGCTCCGGTACTCTGCCATCATGAGCTGGAGGCTCTGCATCACCCTGGCAGTGACTTCTTGGATTATAGGAGTTCTCCTCGCACTGGTGCACCTGGTGCTACTTCTGCCCCTGCCCTTCTGTGGACCTCAGAAAATCAATCATTTTTTTTGTGAAATCATGGCAGTTCTCAAACTCGCTTGTGCAGATACGAGGATGAATGAAGTCCTGGTCTTGGCCGGGGCAGTGTCTGTGCTGGTGGGACCCTTCTCCTCCATTGTGATATCCTACCTTCATATCCTGAGTGCCATCCTAAGGATCCAGTCCAGGCAGGGACGCCAGAAAGCCTTCTCGACCTGCTCCTCCCACCTCTGTGTGGTTGGACTCTTTTATGGCACAGCCATTATCATGTATGTTGGACCCAGGGATGGGAACCCCACGGAGCAGAAGAAATATCTCCTTCTGTTCCACAGCCTATTCAATCCTATGCTCAACCCCCTGATCTACAGTCTGAGGAACCAAGAAGTCAAAGCTGCTCTGAAGAGGCTGCTTGGAAAGGGGAGAGCTTCATGA